The following coding sequences are from one Salvia hispanica cultivar TCC Black 2014 chromosome 3, UniMelb_Shisp_WGS_1.0, whole genome shotgun sequence window:
- the LOC125214581 gene encoding transcription factor ILR3-like, translating into MVSPENTNWLYDYGFEDITAPQGNFAAPNSGFSWPLQTLTASTNASVEIDGSFGESDSLKETGSKKRARTETCAVSSSKACREKQRRDRLNDKFMELGALLEPGRPPKTDKAAILVDAVRMVTQLRSEAQKLKDSNSNLQEKIKELKTEKNELRDEKQRLKVEKEKLEQQLKTMSAPQPGFLPANPSIPAAFAAQSQAGGNKLVPIISYPGVAMWQFMPPAAVDTSQDHVLRPPVA; encoded by the exons ATGGTTTCGCCTGAGAACACCAATTGGCTCTACGATTACGGATTCGAGGATATCACTGCCCCACAAGGAAATTTCGCCGCTCCCAATTCCGGATTCTCTTGGCCCCTTCAAACCCTCACTGCCTCCACAAATGCCAG TGTTGAAATTGATGGATCATTTGGAGAATCTGACTCGCTGAAGGAAACTGGGTCCAAAAAAAG AGCTAGAACTGAGACATGTGCTGTATCAAGCTCCAAAGCATGCAGGGAGAAACAACGAAGAGACAGGCTAAATGACAA GTTCATGGAACTAGGTGCTCTTCTCGAGCCAGGGAGGCCTCCTAAGACCGATAAAGCTGCCATCTTGGTGGATGCTGTCCGAATGGTAACTCAGTTAAGAAGTGAAGCTCAGAAGCTGAAAGACTCGAATTCGAATCTACAGGAGAAGATCAAGGAGCTCAAA ACCGAGAAGAACGAGCTTCGTGATGAAAAGCAAAGGTTAAAGGTGGAGAAGGAGAAGCTGGAGCAGCAGCTTAAGACAATGAGTGCTCCCCAACCTGGCTTTTTGCCAGCTAACCCAAGCATCCCCGCTGCATTTGCGGCCCAAAGTCAAGCTGGTGGTAACAAGTTGGTGCCAATCATCAGCTACCCTGGTGTCGCCATGTGGCAGTTCATGCCACCAGCAGCCGTTGATACGTCTCAGGATCATGTGCTGCGCCCACCGGTTGCCTAA
- the LOC125213168 gene encoding autophagy-related protein 18f-like isoform X2, which translates to MRNDIQKSGDGGSVVPRGRVNNGILPNSFRAFSSYLKIVSSGASTVASTVRSAASAASAIVERDGDTSHDQVSWAGFDKLELEKGNSRQVLLLGFSYGFQVWDVEAADNVRNIVSRHDGPVSFMQVLPKPLASNEPADKFADSRPLLVICADGSFSGDINVPEGSALSNGMVQHSNGSVNGTCMPTVVWFYSFKSRSYVHLLRFRSVVHLVRCSSRVVAVLQSNQIHCLNASSLEREYTILTNPVPSGFGNIGVGPLAVGPRWMAYSGSQVAISTARRVSPQHVSPSPNLPSHSLNGSLVGHLARESSKQLAAGIVTLGDMGYKKLSRYYSDLYPEANNFQSGSGRLKVNGVANGHSPDAHDVGMVVVRDIVSKDVIAQFKAHKSPILSLCFDPSGVLLVTASVQGHNINVFRIMPDSSGAASHVHLYRLQRGLTNAVIQDISFSNDSQWIMISSLRGTSHLFAISVSGGLVNFQSSDSHSSARNRGSSLMTKPAVHGSPNSGLQVLTQQSVCASGPPVNLNAVSRIRNGSNGWRNTVNGAAAVATGRSSSLSGAVASVFHNCKGAGMHGDQSSLMKNYHLLVFSPSGSVIQYVLHCSPALDGVMALPGASLTSESSIDYDARLMVEAMQKWNICQKQNRKERGDNVDIYGENGNSDSSKVYPEIMRHENGTFSDVSGLTINENIISEEKHHMYISEAELQMHQKQNLVWTRSEIYFQSMQNDGLNEGDHGGEIEIERFPVRMLEARSKDLVPIFDYLQNPKFQRERISTTGAITNGHFQPQGPTSSENGKIHSRRLMGSLDGMANCGIVGGNEPDNGLDANGQDGLQTLTETSRGYVNNNDIPTTNTEQEETIYTRANTAQEGQLRSVNNRDGSNMKNQFEEGDEFD; encoded by the exons GTTTCCTGGGCTGGGTTTGACAAACTAGAGCTTGAAAAAGGCAATTCACGTCAAGTTCTGTTGCTGGGCTTCAGTTATGGGTTTCAGGTCTGGGATGTTGAAGCTGCAGATAATGTGCGTAATATAGTATCAAGGCATGATGGCCCTGTTTCATTTATGCAAGTTTTACCAAAACCTTTGGCATCAAATGAACCTGCGGACAAATTTGCTGACAGTCGTCCCTTGCTGGTGATCTGTGCTGATGGATCCTTTTCCGGTGATATTAATGTTCCTGAGGGATCAGCCCTTAGTAATGGGATGGTCCAACATAGCAATGGTTCAGTTAATGGTACTTGTATGCCAACAGTAGTCTGGTTCTATTCCTTCAAATCTCGGTCGTACGTTCATCTCTTAAGATTTCGGTCTGTTGTCCACTTAGTGCGATGCAGTTCTCGAGTTGTTGCTGTGTTACAATCAAATCAG ATACATTGTCTTAATGCTTCTTCACTCGAGAGAGAATATACAATCCTTACAAATCCAGTGCCTAGTGGATTTGGAAATATAGGTGTTGGACCCCTTGCTGTGGGACCCCGGTGGATGGCTTACAGTGGGAGTCAAGTTGCAATTTCTACTGCTCGACGTGTGAGTCCTCAACATGTCAGTCCTTCACCAAATTTACCTTCTCACTCTTTGAATGGAAGTCTTGTTGGACATCTTGCGCGAGAGTCAAGCAAACAACTTGCTGCTGGTATTGTTACTTTAGGGGATATGGGGTATAAGAAGCTGTCAAGGTACTATTCTGATCTGTATCCTGAAGCCAACAATTTTCAATCAGGCAGCGGTCGTCTTAAGGTCAATGGTGTTGCTAATGGACATTCACCTGATGCACACGATGTTGGGATG GTTGTCGTCAGAGATATTGTCAGCAAAGATGTAATTGCCCAGTTCAAGGCACATAAAAGCCCCATTTTGTCATTGTGCTTTGATCCAAGTGGTGTTCTCTTAGTGACTGCCTCAGTTCAGGGTCACAACATTAATGTCTTTCGTATAATGCCCGACTCATCTGGAGCTGCTTCTCATGTCCATCTTTACAGGCTGCAACGTGGTCTAACCAATGCT GTTATACAGGACATAAGTTTTAGCAATGACAGCCAGTGGATTATGATCAGTTCCTTAAGAGGGACGAGTCATCTTTTTGCTATATCTGTATCTGGGGGTTTAGTTAATTTTCAGTCTTCTGATTCTCATTCCAGTGCAAGAAACAGGGGATCCAGCTTGATGACAAAGCCTGCTGTTCATGGATCACCGAATTCAGGATTGCAAGTGCTGACTCAGCAGAGCGTCTGTGCATCTGGTCCTCCAGTTAACCTTAATGCTGTCAGCCGAATAAGAAACGGAAGTAATGGTTGGAGAAATACAGTAAACGGTGCTGCTGCAGTTGCAACTGGGCGGTCTAGCTCACTATCTGGGGCAGTTGCATCTGTTTTCCACAACTGCAAAGGTGCTGGTATGCATGGGGATCAGAGTTCCTTGATGAAAAATTATCACCTGCTTGTTTTCTCTCCATCTGGCAGTGTGATACAATATGTTCTGCATTGTTCTCCTGCTCTTGATGGTGTGATGGCTTTGCCTGGAGCAAGTCTCACTTCTGAATCCAGTATTGATTATGATGCAAGATTGATGGTTGAGGCAATGCAAAAGTGGAATATTTGTCAAAAACAAAACCGGAAGGAACGGGGAGATAATGTTGATATTTATGGTGAAAATGGAAATTCAGATAGCAGTAAAGTATATCCGGAAATAATGAGACATGAAAATGGCACATTTTCTGATGTTTCTGGTTtaacaataaatgaaaatatcatttctgAGGAAAAACACCATATGTATATATCTGAAGCAGAACTTCAAATGCATCAAAAGCAGAACCTGGTATGGACCAGATCTGAG ATTTACTTTCAGTCGATGCAGAATGATGGCCTAAATGAAGGCGATCATGGtggagaaattgaaattgaaagatTCCCTGTTCGTATGCTTGAAGCTAGGTCAAAAGACTTGGTTCCAATCTTTGATTATCTTCAAAATCCTAAATTTCAACGTGAGAG GATTTCTACTACCGGTGCAATCACTAATGGTCACTTTCAGCCTCAGGGTCCTACTTCCTCTGAGAATGGAAAGATTCACAGCAGGCGCCTTATGGGTTCTCTTGATGGCATGGCTAACTGTGGCATTGTAGGTGGGAATGAACCGGATAATGGTCTTGATGCAAATGGACAAGATGGTCTCCAGACATTAACTGAAACTAGCAGGGGCTATGTAAATAACAATGATATCCCAACAACTAACACCGAGCAAGAGGAGACTATATATACTAGAGCAAACACTGCACAGGAGGGCCAACTTAGATCTGTAAATAATAGAGATGGCTCGAACATGAAGAACCAGTTTGAAGAAGGTGATGAGTTTGACTAA
- the LOC125211809 gene encoding kinesin-like protein KIN-14N has product MASKNQNKAPSQTSFSSINSKCSSIDEVSIDKKRSTKMATRTQTQTRQAFSIVNGGQDLPPIPSNSGSDCGAVEFCRDDVETLLNEKLKKNLNYREKNDKMIDFIKRLKQCIKWFMQLEATCVEEQEKIEKQLELAEKKCDDIELMMKAREDELNSIIMELRKNLEALQSKFAKEEVDKLEALDSLARERDSRAAAEKLQASLSEDLRQSQLDNTSANQKVQSLNDTYRRLQEFNTSLHQWNSRLQSDLETTNTMLKRVQEEKAAIVENLSSLRGQYTSLQEQLSLSRASQDEAIKQKEALGSEVSCLRGDLLQVREDRDRHLSQVQGLQSEVSNFKECAEKYTADLETLSTKKVELESTCLVQSEQIRRLHEQLASAQQKLQLSDLSAMETRSEFEENQAFILELKSRLADADLKIVEGEKVRKKLHNTILELKGNIRVFCRVRPLLSDDGAGNDVKVVSFPTSMDAQGRGIDLSQNGQKHSFTFDKVFVPDNSQEDVFVEISQLVQSALDGYKVCIFAYGQTGSGKTYTMMGKPGLLDQKGLIPRSLEQVFQTKQMLEAQGWKYEMQVSMLEIYNEAIRDLLSTNKSTFDASRVENSAKQYAIKHDANGNTFVSDLTILDVRSSREVSYLLERAAQSRSVGKTQMNEQSSRSHFVFTLRIVGVNESTDQQVQGVLNLIDLAGSERLSKSGSTGDRLKETQAINKSLSSLSDVIFALAKKEEHVPFRNSKLTYLLQPCLGGDSKTLMFVNVSPDPASVGESLCSLRFAARVNACEIGIPRRQTNLRSTDSRLSIG; this is encoded by the exons ATGGCTTCCAAGAACCAGAATAAGGCTCCTTCTCAAACGAGTTTCTCTTCCATTAAT AGCAAGTGTAGTAGTATCGATGAGGTTTCCATAGATAAGAAAAGAAGCACAAAAATGGCAACACGAACTCAAACGCAAACTCGTCAAGCATTTTCAATTGTAAATGGGGGCCAAGATCTACCCCCAATTCCTAGCAATTCTGGTTCTGATTGTGGTGCAGTTGAGTTCTGCAGAGATGACGTGGAGACATTACTCAATGAGAAgttgaagaaaaatttgaattacaGA GAGAAGAATGACAAAATGATTGATTTCATTAAAAGACTCAAGCAATGCATCAAATGGTTTATGCAGCTTGAAGCAACCTGTGTTGAAGAGCAggaaaaaatcgaaaaacaGTTGGAATTGGCGGAAAAAAAGTGTGATGATATAG AGTTGATGATGAAGGCCAGGGAAGATGAATTgaactctattattatggaactgAGGAAAAATTTGGAGGCATTGCAGTCAAAGTTTGCAAAGGAGGAAGTTGATAAATTG GAAGCATTGGATTCTTTGGCTAGAGAAAGAGACTCGAGAGCTGCTGCAGAGAAATTACAAGCTTCTCTTTCTGAAGATCTCAGACAAAGCCAACTAGATAACACTAGTGCCAACCAGAAG GTTCAGTCACTTAATGATACATATAGGCGGTTACAAGAGTTCAACACGAGCTTGCATCAGTGGAACAGTAGGCTTCAATCAGATCTTGAAACGACAAACACAATGCTCAAGCGTGTTCAGGAAGAAAAGGCAGCCATTGTGGAAAACCTTAGCTCTCTGAGGGGCCAATATACTTCTCTGCAAGAGCAGCTTAGTTTGTCACGA GCATCCCAAGATGAGGCAATCAAGCAGAAAGAAGCACTAGGCAGTGAAGTTTCATGCTTGAGAGGCGATCTGCTACAAGTGAGGGAGGACCGCGATAGACATTTGTCACAAGTTCAAGGGTTACAATCTGAAGTTTCAAATTTCAAGGAATGTGCTGAAAAGTACACAGCAGATTTGGAGACTCTGAGCACTAAAAAAGTGGAACTGGAG TCAACATGCTTGGTTCAAAGTGAGCAAATAAGGAGATTACATGAACAGCTTGCTTCTGCCCAACAGAAATTGCAG CTTTCCGATCTATCAGCTATGGAAACGAGATCTGAGTTTGAGGAGAATCAGGCATTCATTCTTGAGTTGAAAAGTCGTCTAGCTGATGCAGACTTGAAGATTGTAGAGGGGGAAAAAGTTCGCAAGAAATTGCATAACACTATTCTG GAGTTGAAAGGGAATATTCGTGTATTCTGTAGAGTGAGACCCTTGCTTTCCGATGATGGGGCTGGAAATGATGTAAAAGTTGTTTCATTCCCAACATCAATGGATGCGCAGGGTCGAGGCATTGATTTGAGCCAAAATG GGCAAAAGCATTCTTTCACTTTTGACAAAGTATTTGTGCCTGATAACTCACAAGAAGATGTCTTTGTGGAGATATCACAGCTTGTGCAAAGTGCGCTTGACGGATATAAG GTCTGCATATTTGCCTATGGGCAAACAGGCTCTGGTAAGACATACACGATGATGGGCAAGCCGGGCCTACTAGATCAGAAAGGTTTAATTCCACGATCACTAGAGCAAGtatttcaaacaaaacaaatgctTGAAGCACAAGGATGGAAGTATGAGATGCAG GTGTCAATGCTTGAAATATACAATGAAGCAATACGTGACCTGttatcaacaaacaaatcaaCCTTTGATGCATCACGAGTAGAAAATTCTGCGAAGCAATATGCCATCAAGCACGATGCAAATGGCAACACCTTTGTCTCTGATCTTACCATTCTTGATGTCCGCAGTAGCAGGGAAGTTTCCTATCTCCTAGAACGGGCGGCACAGAGCAG GTCTGTTGGCAAGACCCAAATGAATGAACAATCTTCAAGGAGCCATTTTGTCTTTACACTAAGAATAGTTGGTGTTAATGAG AGCACTGATCAGCAAGTCCAAGGTGTGCTGAATCTAATTGATCTTGCTGGTAGTGAGCGTCTCTCCAAGAGTGGTTCGACTGGGGACCGGCTTAAAGAAACTCAG GCCATCAATAAAAGTTTATCGTCACTAAGTGATGTCATTTTTGCCTTGGCAAAGAAAGAGGAGCACGTGCCGTTTAGGAACTCAAAGCTCACTTATCTTCTCCAG CCTTGCTTAGGTGGAGATTCAAAGACTTTGATGTTTGTGAATGTTTCACCAGATCCTGCATCCGTGGGCGAATCACTATGTTCGCTACGGTTTGCTGCAAGGGTGAATGCTTGCGAGATTGGCATCCCAAGACGTCAAACCAATCTAAGATCTACCGATTCTCGATTGAGCATTGGCTGA
- the LOC125213168 gene encoding autophagy-related protein 18f-like isoform X1 has protein sequence MRNDIQKSGDGGSVVPRGRVNNGILPNSFRAFSSYLKIVSSGASTVASTVRSAASAASAIVERDGDTSHDQVSWAGFDKLELEKGNSRQVLLLGFSYGFQVWDVEAADNVRNIVSRHDGPVSFMQVLPKPLASNEPADKFADSRPLLVICADGSFSGDINVPEGSALSNGMVQHSNGSVNGTCMPTVVWFYSFKSRSYVHLLRFRSVVHLVRCSSRVVAVLQSNQIHCLNASSLEREYTILTNPVPSGFGNIGVGPLAVGPRWMAYSGSQVAISTARRVSPQHVSPSPNLPSHSLNGSLVGHLARESSKQLAAGIVTLGDMGYKKLSRYYSDLYPEANNFQSGSGRLKVNGVANGHSPDAHDVGMVVVRDIVSKDVIAQFKAHKSPILSLCFDPSGVLLVTASVQGHNINVFRIMPDSSGAASHVHLYRLQRGLTNAVIQDISFSNDSQWIMISSLRGTSHLFAISVSGGLVNFQSSDSHSSARNRGSSLMTKPAVHGSPNSGLQVLTQQSVCASGPPVNLNAVSRIRNGSNGWRNTVNGAAAVATGRSSSLSGAVASVFHNCKGAGMHGDQSSLMKNYHLLVFSPSGSVIQYVLHCSPALDGVMALPGASLTSESSIDYDARLMVEAMQKWNICQKQNRKERGDNVDIYGENGNSDSSKVYPEIMRHENGTFSDVSGLTINENIISEEKHHMYISEAELQMHQKQNLVWTRSEQIYFQSMQNDGLNEGDHGGEIEIERFPVRMLEARSKDLVPIFDYLQNPKFQRERISTTGAITNGHFQPQGPTSSENGKIHSRRLMGSLDGMANCGIVGGNEPDNGLDANGQDGLQTLTETSRGYVNNNDIPTTNTEQEETIYTRANTAQEGQLRSVNNRDGSNMKNQFEEGDEFD, from the exons GTTTCCTGGGCTGGGTTTGACAAACTAGAGCTTGAAAAAGGCAATTCACGTCAAGTTCTGTTGCTGGGCTTCAGTTATGGGTTTCAGGTCTGGGATGTTGAAGCTGCAGATAATGTGCGTAATATAGTATCAAGGCATGATGGCCCTGTTTCATTTATGCAAGTTTTACCAAAACCTTTGGCATCAAATGAACCTGCGGACAAATTTGCTGACAGTCGTCCCTTGCTGGTGATCTGTGCTGATGGATCCTTTTCCGGTGATATTAATGTTCCTGAGGGATCAGCCCTTAGTAATGGGATGGTCCAACATAGCAATGGTTCAGTTAATGGTACTTGTATGCCAACAGTAGTCTGGTTCTATTCCTTCAAATCTCGGTCGTACGTTCATCTCTTAAGATTTCGGTCTGTTGTCCACTTAGTGCGATGCAGTTCTCGAGTTGTTGCTGTGTTACAATCAAATCAG ATACATTGTCTTAATGCTTCTTCACTCGAGAGAGAATATACAATCCTTACAAATCCAGTGCCTAGTGGATTTGGAAATATAGGTGTTGGACCCCTTGCTGTGGGACCCCGGTGGATGGCTTACAGTGGGAGTCAAGTTGCAATTTCTACTGCTCGACGTGTGAGTCCTCAACATGTCAGTCCTTCACCAAATTTACCTTCTCACTCTTTGAATGGAAGTCTTGTTGGACATCTTGCGCGAGAGTCAAGCAAACAACTTGCTGCTGGTATTGTTACTTTAGGGGATATGGGGTATAAGAAGCTGTCAAGGTACTATTCTGATCTGTATCCTGAAGCCAACAATTTTCAATCAGGCAGCGGTCGTCTTAAGGTCAATGGTGTTGCTAATGGACATTCACCTGATGCACACGATGTTGGGATG GTTGTCGTCAGAGATATTGTCAGCAAAGATGTAATTGCCCAGTTCAAGGCACATAAAAGCCCCATTTTGTCATTGTGCTTTGATCCAAGTGGTGTTCTCTTAGTGACTGCCTCAGTTCAGGGTCACAACATTAATGTCTTTCGTATAATGCCCGACTCATCTGGAGCTGCTTCTCATGTCCATCTTTACAGGCTGCAACGTGGTCTAACCAATGCT GTTATACAGGACATAAGTTTTAGCAATGACAGCCAGTGGATTATGATCAGTTCCTTAAGAGGGACGAGTCATCTTTTTGCTATATCTGTATCTGGGGGTTTAGTTAATTTTCAGTCTTCTGATTCTCATTCCAGTGCAAGAAACAGGGGATCCAGCTTGATGACAAAGCCTGCTGTTCATGGATCACCGAATTCAGGATTGCAAGTGCTGACTCAGCAGAGCGTCTGTGCATCTGGTCCTCCAGTTAACCTTAATGCTGTCAGCCGAATAAGAAACGGAAGTAATGGTTGGAGAAATACAGTAAACGGTGCTGCTGCAGTTGCAACTGGGCGGTCTAGCTCACTATCTGGGGCAGTTGCATCTGTTTTCCACAACTGCAAAGGTGCTGGTATGCATGGGGATCAGAGTTCCTTGATGAAAAATTATCACCTGCTTGTTTTCTCTCCATCTGGCAGTGTGATACAATATGTTCTGCATTGTTCTCCTGCTCTTGATGGTGTGATGGCTTTGCCTGGAGCAAGTCTCACTTCTGAATCCAGTATTGATTATGATGCAAGATTGATGGTTGAGGCAATGCAAAAGTGGAATATTTGTCAAAAACAAAACCGGAAGGAACGGGGAGATAATGTTGATATTTATGGTGAAAATGGAAATTCAGATAGCAGTAAAGTATATCCGGAAATAATGAGACATGAAAATGGCACATTTTCTGATGTTTCTGGTTtaacaataaatgaaaatatcatttctgAGGAAAAACACCATATGTATATATCTGAAGCAGAACTTCAAATGCATCAAAAGCAGAACCTGGTATGGACCAGATCTGAG CAGATTTACTTTCAGTCGATGCAGAATGATGGCCTAAATGAAGGCGATCATGGtggagaaattgaaattgaaagatTCCCTGTTCGTATGCTTGAAGCTAGGTCAAAAGACTTGGTTCCAATCTTTGATTATCTTCAAAATCCTAAATTTCAACGTGAGAG GATTTCTACTACCGGTGCAATCACTAATGGTCACTTTCAGCCTCAGGGTCCTACTTCCTCTGAGAATGGAAAGATTCACAGCAGGCGCCTTATGGGTTCTCTTGATGGCATGGCTAACTGTGGCATTGTAGGTGGGAATGAACCGGATAATGGTCTTGATGCAAATGGACAAGATGGTCTCCAGACATTAACTGAAACTAGCAGGGGCTATGTAAATAACAATGATATCCCAACAACTAACACCGAGCAAGAGGAGACTATATATACTAGAGCAAACACTGCACAGGAGGGCCAACTTAGATCTGTAAATAATAGAGATGGCTCGAACATGAAGAACCAGTTTGAAGAAGGTGATGAGTTTGACTAA